Proteins encoded together in one Salvelinus namaycush isolate Seneca chromosome 26, SaNama_1.0, whole genome shotgun sequence window:
- the LOC120021349 gene encoding serine/threonine-protein kinase MARK2-like isoform X12 has translation MSTRTVTRTTLLTIEHSSNQSPSESKAGGRPNMPRCRNSVPTTADEQPHIGNYRLLKTIGKGNFAKVKLARHVLTGKEVAVKIIDKTQLNSSSLQKLFREVRIMKLLNHPNIVKLFEVIETEKTLYLIMEYASGGEVFDYLVAHGRMKEKEARAKFRQIVSAVQYCHQKCIVHRDLKAENLLLDADMNIKIADFGFSNEFTMGNKLDTFCGSPPYAAPELFQGKKYDGPEVDVWSLGVILYTLVSGSLPFDGQNLKELRERVLRGKYRIPFYMSTDCENLLKKFLILNPTKRGSLEQIMKDRWMNVGHEEEELKPFIEPQPDYKDPKRTDIMLQMGYSAEEIQDSLVNQKYNEVMATYLLLDYRNTEMDECISLSMKSRPGSDLTNSNAQSPSHKVQRSTSSNLKPRRATDAGSSASKRSQGDNKHTAEDYGRKGSGTGSSTKVPPSPLATADRKRSTPTPSTNSILSTGTSRSRNSPVPERATLGVQNGKDSTAPQRVPVASPSAHNIGSSTATDRTNFPRNVTSRSTFSAGQQRAARDQHTSTYNGPPSSPSLSYGNSQARRAGGTGIFRKFTSKFVRRNLTFRFPRSPYEGEGRDESSRPMLTTAEKLEKVTLGSAGDENKDFLSSTSTVPSTPTSSLTSKDHKPRSLRFTWSMKTTSSMEPNEMMKEIRKVLDSNSCEYELRERYMLLCVSGNPACDDFVQWEMEVCKLPRLSLNGVRFKRISGTSIAFKNIASKVANELKL, from the exons tctccctctgAGTCCAAGGCAGGCGGGCGTCCCAATATGCCGCGGTGCCGGAATTCTGTCCCCACGACGGCAGACGAGCAGCCACACATTGGCAACTACCGGCTGCTAAAGACCATTGGCAAGGGCAACTTTGCCAAGGTCAAACTGGCCCGGCATGTCCTCACAGGGAAAGAG GTGGCTGTGAAAATCATTGACAAAACGCAACTTAACTCTTCCAGTCTCCAAAAG CTGTTTCGTGAAGTGAGGATCATGAAGTTGTTGAATCATCCAAATATCG TTAAGTTATTTGAAGTTATTGAGACTGAGAAGACACTGTACTTGATCATGGAGTATGCCAGTGGAG GTGAGGTGTTTGATTACCTTGTTGCTCACGGGAGAATGAAGGAGAAAGAGGCCAGAGCCAAATTTAGACAG ATAGTTTCAGCGGTACAGTACTGCCACCAGAAGTGCATTGTACACAGAGACCTAAAG GCAGAGAACCTACTCCTAGATGCTGACATGAACATCAAGATCGCAGACTTTGGTTTCAGCAATGAGTTCACCATGGGGAACAAGCTGGACACTTTTTGTGGCTCCCCGCCCTACGCTGCTCCGGAGCTGTTCCAAGGGAAGAAGTATGACGGGCCCGAGGTGGACGTCTGGAGCCTGGGGGTCATCCTCTACACACTGGTCAGCGGCTCTCTGCCCTTCGACGGGCAGAACCTCAAG GAGCTGCGTGAACGGGTTTTGCGGGGGAAGTATAGGATTCCGTTCTACATGTCCACAGACTGCGAGAACCTGCTCAAGAAGTTCCTCATTCTCAACCCAACCAAGAGGGGCAGCCTGGAG CAGATCATGAAGGACCGCTGGATGAATGTAGGCCATGAGGAGGAGGAGCTGAAGCCCTTCATCGAGCCCCAGCCAGACTATAAGGACCCCAAGAGGACAG ATATCATGTTGCAGATGGGCTACTCTGCAGAGGAGATCCAGGACTCCCTCGTCAACCAAAAATATAATGAAGTCATGGCCACATATCTATTACTGGATTACAGGAACACAGAG aTGGACGAATGTATCAGTCTGTCAATGAAATCCCGCCCAGGAAGTGACCTCACAAACAGCAATGCTCAATCTCCTTCTCACAAGGTACAGCGCAGTACCTCATCCAATCTGAAGCCCCGGAGAGCAACAGATGCAG GTTCTTCTGCTTCCAAGCGTTCCCAGGGTGACAACAAGCACACAGCAGAGGATTATGGGAGGAAAGGTTCTGGCACTGGCAGCTCCACTAAAGTCCCTCCCAGTCCTTTAGCTACAGCAGATCGTAAGAGGAGCACCCCAACCCCCTCCACC AACAGCATCCTGTCCACTGGTACGAGTCGCAGTCGAAACTCGCCGGTCCCTGAGAGGGCCACACTTGGGGTCCAGAATGGAAAGGACAG CACCGCCCCTCAGAGAGTACCGGTGGCGTCTCCTTCTGCCCACAACATCGGCAGTTCCACGGCGACAGACCGTACCAACTTCCCCAGAAATGTGACCAGCCGGAGCACTTTCAGTGCCGGCCAGCAGAGGGCGGCACGGGACCAACATACCTCCACTTATAATGGTCCCCCAtcatccccttccctctcctacGGGAACAGCCAAGCCCGAAGAGCCGGGGGCACTGGTATCTTCAGAAAGTTCACTTCTAAATTTGTGCGCAG AAATCTCACATTCAGATTCCCCAGAAG CCCGTATGAGGGAGAGGGTCGAGATGAGTCCAGCAG ACCCATGCTGACCACCGCTGAGAAGCTGGAAAAGGTCACTCTGGGCTCTGCAGGAGACGAGAACAAGGACTTCCTGTCTTCCACCTCTACGGTTCCCAGCACCCCGACTTCAAGCCTGACCTCCAAGGACCACAAGCCCCGCTCGCTGCGCTTCACCTGGAGCATGAAGACCACCTCCTCCATGGAGCCCAATGAGATGATGAAGGAGATCCGGAAGGTTTTGGACTCGAACAGCTGCGAGTATGAGCTACGGGAGCGCTACATGCTGCTGTGCGTGTCTGGGAATCCCGCCTGTGACGACTTTGTCCAGTGGGAGATGGAGGTTTGCAAGCTGCCCCGCCTCTCCCTCAACGGGGTTCGCTTTAAGCGCATTTCTGGCACGTCCATCGCCTTCAAGAACATCGCTTCCAAGGTTGCCAATGAGCTCAAACTTTGA
- the LOC120021349 gene encoding serine/threonine-protein kinase MARK2-like isoform X5, with product MSTRTVTRTTLLTIEHSSNQSPSESKAGGRPNMPRCRNSVPTTADEQPHIGNYRLLKTIGKGNFAKVKLARHVLTGKEVAVKIIDKTQLNSSSLQKLFREVRIMKLLNHPNIVKLFEVIETEKTLYLIMEYASGGEVFDYLVAHGRMKEKEARAKFRQLLLLLLLQIVSAVQYCHQKCIVHRDLKAENLLLDADMNIKIADFGFSNEFTMGNKLDTFCGSPPYAAPELFQGKKYDGPEVDVWSLGVILYTLVSGSLPFDGQNLKELRERVLRGKYRIPFYMSTDCENLLKKFLILNPTKRGSLEQQIMKDRWMNVGHEEEELKPFIEPQPDYKDPKRTGQNPDRAGGWKRDIMLQMGYSAEEIQDSLVNQKYNEVMATYLLLDYRNTEMDECISLSMKSRPGSDLTNSNAQSPSHKVQRSTSSNLKPRRATDAGSSASKRSQGDNKHTAEDYGRKGSGTGSSTKVPPSPLATADRKRSTPTPSTNSILSTGTSRSRNSPVPERATLGVQNGKDSLTTPGSRASTASAAAVLSSSHPRHHKSLSTSAHPSPPDIHAHRPSTAPQRVPVASPSAHNIGSSTATDRTNFPRNVTSRSTFSAGQQRAARDQHTSTYNGPPSSPSLSYGNSQARRAGGTGIFRKFTSKFVRSPYEGEGRDESSRPMLTTAEKLEKVTLGSAGDENKDFLSSTSTVPSTPTSSLTSKDHKPRSLRFTWSMKTTSSMEPNEMMKEIRKVLDSNSCEYELRERYMLLCVSGNPACDDFVQWEMEVCKLPRLSLNGVRFKRISGTSIAFKNIASKVANELKL from the exons tctccctctgAGTCCAAGGCAGGCGGGCGTCCCAATATGCCGCGGTGCCGGAATTCTGTCCCCACGACGGCAGACGAGCAGCCACACATTGGCAACTACCGGCTGCTAAAGACCATTGGCAAGGGCAACTTTGCCAAGGTCAAACTGGCCCGGCATGTCCTCACAGGGAAAGAG GTGGCTGTGAAAATCATTGACAAAACGCAACTTAACTCTTCCAGTCTCCAAAAG CTGTTTCGTGAAGTGAGGATCATGAAGTTGTTGAATCATCCAAATATCG TTAAGTTATTTGAAGTTATTGAGACTGAGAAGACACTGTACTTGATCATGGAGTATGCCAGTGGAG GTGAGGTGTTTGATTACCTTGTTGCTCACGGGAGAATGAAGGAGAAAGAGGCCAGAGCCAAATTTAGACAG CTGTTGCTCCTTCTCTTGCTACAGATAGTTTCAGCGGTACAGTACTGCCACCAGAAGTGCATTGTACACAGAGACCTAAAG GCAGAGAACCTACTCCTAGATGCTGACATGAACATCAAGATCGCAGACTTTGGTTTCAGCAATGAGTTCACCATGGGGAACAAGCTGGACACTTTTTGTGGCTCCCCGCCCTACGCTGCTCCGGAGCTGTTCCAAGGGAAGAAGTATGACGGGCCCGAGGTGGACGTCTGGAGCCTGGGGGTCATCCTCTACACACTGGTCAGCGGCTCTCTGCCCTTCGACGGGCAGAACCTCAAG GAGCTGCGTGAACGGGTTTTGCGGGGGAAGTATAGGATTCCGTTCTACATGTCCACAGACTGCGAGAACCTGCTCAAGAAGTTCCTCATTCTCAACCCAACCAAGAGGGGCAGCCTGGAG CAGCAGATCATGAAGGACCGCTGGATGAATGTAGGCCATGAGGAGGAGGAGCTGAAGCCCTTCATCGAGCCCCAGCCAGACTATAAGGACCCCAAGAGGACAGGTCAGAACCCCGACCGAGCGGGGGGGTGGAAGAGAG ATATCATGTTGCAGATGGGCTACTCTGCAGAGGAGATCCAGGACTCCCTCGTCAACCAAAAATATAATGAAGTCATGGCCACATATCTATTACTGGATTACAGGAACACAGAG aTGGACGAATGTATCAGTCTGTCAATGAAATCCCGCCCAGGAAGTGACCTCACAAACAGCAATGCTCAATCTCCTTCTCACAAGGTACAGCGCAGTACCTCATCCAATCTGAAGCCCCGGAGAGCAACAGATGCAG GTTCTTCTGCTTCCAAGCGTTCCCAGGGTGACAACAAGCACACAGCAGAGGATTATGGGAGGAAAGGTTCTGGCACTGGCAGCTCCACTAAAGTCCCTCCCAGTCCTTTAGCTACAGCAGATCGTAAGAGGAGCACCCCAACCCCCTCCACC AACAGCATCCTGTCCACTGGTACGAGTCGCAGTCGAAACTCGCCGGTCCCTGAGAGGGCCACACTTGGGGTCCAGAATGGAAAGGACAG CCTGACCACCCCAGGGTCCCGTGCCTCCACAGCCTCGGCAGCTGCCGTACTCTCCTCCTCCCACCCCCGACATCACAAGTCCTTGTCCACCTCTGCTCACCCCAGCCCCCCAGACATCCATGCACACCGGCCCAG CACCGCCCCTCAGAGAGTACCGGTGGCGTCTCCTTCTGCCCACAACATCGGCAGTTCCACGGCGACAGACCGTACCAACTTCCCCAGAAATGTGACCAGCCGGAGCACTTTCAGTGCCGGCCAGCAGAGGGCGGCACGGGACCAACATACCTCCACTTATAATGGTCCCCCAtcatccccttccctctcctacGGGAACAGCCAAGCCCGAAGAGCCGGGGGCACTGGTATCTTCAGAAAGTTCACTTCTAAATTTGTGCGCAG CCCGTATGAGGGAGAGGGTCGAGATGAGTCCAGCAG ACCCATGCTGACCACCGCTGAGAAGCTGGAAAAGGTCACTCTGGGCTCTGCAGGAGACGAGAACAAGGACTTCCTGTCTTCCACCTCTACGGTTCCCAGCACCCCGACTTCAAGCCTGACCTCCAAGGACCACAAGCCCCGCTCGCTGCGCTTCACCTGGAGCATGAAGACCACCTCCTCCATGGAGCCCAATGAGATGATGAAGGAGATCCGGAAGGTTTTGGACTCGAACAGCTGCGAGTATGAGCTACGGGAGCGCTACATGCTGCTGTGCGTGTCTGGGAATCCCGCCTGTGACGACTTTGTCCAGTGGGAGATGGAGGTTTGCAAGCTGCCCCGCCTCTCCCTCAACGGGGTTCGCTTTAAGCGCATTTCTGGCACGTCCATCGCCTTCAAGAACATCGCTTCCAAGGTTGCCAATGAGCTCAAACTTTGA
- the LOC120021349 gene encoding serine/threonine-protein kinase MARK2-like isoform X1: MSTRTVTRTTLLTIEHSSNQSPSESKAGGRPNMPRCRNSVPTTADEQPHIGNYRLLKTIGKGNFAKVKLARHVLTGKEVAVKIIDKTQLNSSSLQKLFREVRIMKLLNHPNIVKLFEVIETEKTLYLIMEYASGGEVFDYLVAHGRMKEKEARAKFRQLLLLLLLQIVSAVQYCHQKCIVHRDLKAENLLLDADMNIKIADFGFSNEFTMGNKLDTFCGSPPYAAPELFQGKKYDGPEVDVWSLGVILYTLVSGSLPFDGQNLKELRERVLRGKYRIPFYMSTDCENLLKKFLILNPTKRGSLEQQIMKDRWMNVGHEEEELKPFIEPQPDYKDPKRTGQNPDRAGGWKRDIMLQMGYSAEEIQDSLVNQKYNEVMATYLLLDYRNTEMDECISLSMKSRPGSDLTNSNAQSPSHKVQRSTSSNLKPRRATDAGSSASKRSQGDNKHTAEDYGRKGSGTGSSTKVPPSPLATADRKRSTPTPSTNSILSTGTSRSRNSPVPERATLGVQNGKDSLTTPGSRASTASAAAVLSSSHPRHHKSLSTSAHPSPPDIHAHRPSTAPQRVPVASPSAHNIGSSTATDRTNFPRNVTSRSTFSAGQQRAARDQHTSTYNGPPSSPSLSYGNSQARRAGGTGIFRKFTSKFVRRNLTFRFPRSPYEGEGRDESSRPMLTTAEKLEKVTLGSAGDENKDFLSSTSTVPSTPTSSLTSKDHKPRSLRFTWSMKTTSSMEPNEMMKEIRKVLDSNSCEYELRERYMLLCVSGNPACDDFVQWEMEVCKLPRLSLNGVRFKRISGTSIAFKNIASKVANELKL; this comes from the exons tctccctctgAGTCCAAGGCAGGCGGGCGTCCCAATATGCCGCGGTGCCGGAATTCTGTCCCCACGACGGCAGACGAGCAGCCACACATTGGCAACTACCGGCTGCTAAAGACCATTGGCAAGGGCAACTTTGCCAAGGTCAAACTGGCCCGGCATGTCCTCACAGGGAAAGAG GTGGCTGTGAAAATCATTGACAAAACGCAACTTAACTCTTCCAGTCTCCAAAAG CTGTTTCGTGAAGTGAGGATCATGAAGTTGTTGAATCATCCAAATATCG TTAAGTTATTTGAAGTTATTGAGACTGAGAAGACACTGTACTTGATCATGGAGTATGCCAGTGGAG GTGAGGTGTTTGATTACCTTGTTGCTCACGGGAGAATGAAGGAGAAAGAGGCCAGAGCCAAATTTAGACAG CTGTTGCTCCTTCTCTTGCTACAGATAGTTTCAGCGGTACAGTACTGCCACCAGAAGTGCATTGTACACAGAGACCTAAAG GCAGAGAACCTACTCCTAGATGCTGACATGAACATCAAGATCGCAGACTTTGGTTTCAGCAATGAGTTCACCATGGGGAACAAGCTGGACACTTTTTGTGGCTCCCCGCCCTACGCTGCTCCGGAGCTGTTCCAAGGGAAGAAGTATGACGGGCCCGAGGTGGACGTCTGGAGCCTGGGGGTCATCCTCTACACACTGGTCAGCGGCTCTCTGCCCTTCGACGGGCAGAACCTCAAG GAGCTGCGTGAACGGGTTTTGCGGGGGAAGTATAGGATTCCGTTCTACATGTCCACAGACTGCGAGAACCTGCTCAAGAAGTTCCTCATTCTCAACCCAACCAAGAGGGGCAGCCTGGAG CAGCAGATCATGAAGGACCGCTGGATGAATGTAGGCCATGAGGAGGAGGAGCTGAAGCCCTTCATCGAGCCCCAGCCAGACTATAAGGACCCCAAGAGGACAGGTCAGAACCCCGACCGAGCGGGGGGGTGGAAGAGAG ATATCATGTTGCAGATGGGCTACTCTGCAGAGGAGATCCAGGACTCCCTCGTCAACCAAAAATATAATGAAGTCATGGCCACATATCTATTACTGGATTACAGGAACACAGAG aTGGACGAATGTATCAGTCTGTCAATGAAATCCCGCCCAGGAAGTGACCTCACAAACAGCAATGCTCAATCTCCTTCTCACAAGGTACAGCGCAGTACCTCATCCAATCTGAAGCCCCGGAGAGCAACAGATGCAG GTTCTTCTGCTTCCAAGCGTTCCCAGGGTGACAACAAGCACACAGCAGAGGATTATGGGAGGAAAGGTTCTGGCACTGGCAGCTCCACTAAAGTCCCTCCCAGTCCTTTAGCTACAGCAGATCGTAAGAGGAGCACCCCAACCCCCTCCACC AACAGCATCCTGTCCACTGGTACGAGTCGCAGTCGAAACTCGCCGGTCCCTGAGAGGGCCACACTTGGGGTCCAGAATGGAAAGGACAG CCTGACCACCCCAGGGTCCCGTGCCTCCACAGCCTCGGCAGCTGCCGTACTCTCCTCCTCCCACCCCCGACATCACAAGTCCTTGTCCACCTCTGCTCACCCCAGCCCCCCAGACATCCATGCACACCGGCCCAG CACCGCCCCTCAGAGAGTACCGGTGGCGTCTCCTTCTGCCCACAACATCGGCAGTTCCACGGCGACAGACCGTACCAACTTCCCCAGAAATGTGACCAGCCGGAGCACTTTCAGTGCCGGCCAGCAGAGGGCGGCACGGGACCAACATACCTCCACTTATAATGGTCCCCCAtcatccccttccctctcctacGGGAACAGCCAAGCCCGAAGAGCCGGGGGCACTGGTATCTTCAGAAAGTTCACTTCTAAATTTGTGCGCAG AAATCTCACATTCAGATTCCCCAGAAG CCCGTATGAGGGAGAGGGTCGAGATGAGTCCAGCAG ACCCATGCTGACCACCGCTGAGAAGCTGGAAAAGGTCACTCTGGGCTCTGCAGGAGACGAGAACAAGGACTTCCTGTCTTCCACCTCTACGGTTCCCAGCACCCCGACTTCAAGCCTGACCTCCAAGGACCACAAGCCCCGCTCGCTGCGCTTCACCTGGAGCATGAAGACCACCTCCTCCATGGAGCCCAATGAGATGATGAAGGAGATCCGGAAGGTTTTGGACTCGAACAGCTGCGAGTATGAGCTACGGGAGCGCTACATGCTGCTGTGCGTGTCTGGGAATCCCGCCTGTGACGACTTTGTCCAGTGGGAGATGGAGGTTTGCAAGCTGCCCCGCCTCTCCCTCAACGGGGTTCGCTTTAAGCGCATTTCTGGCACGTCCATCGCCTTCAAGAACATCGCTTCCAAGGTTGCCAATGAGCTCAAACTTTGA
- the LOC120021349 gene encoding serine/threonine-protein kinase MARK2-like isoform X4, translated as MSTRTVTRTTLLTIEHSSNQSPSESKAGGRPNMPRCRNSVPTTADEQPHIGNYRLLKTIGKGNFAKVKLARHVLTGKEVAVKIIDKTQLNSSSLQKLFREVRIMKLLNHPNIVKLFEVIETEKTLYLIMEYASGGEVFDYLVAHGRMKEKEARAKFRQIVSAVQYCHQKCIVHRDLKAENLLLDADMNIKIADFGFSNEFTMGNKLDTFCGSPPYAAPELFQGKKYDGPEVDVWSLGVILYTLVSGSLPFDGQNLKELRERVLRGKYRIPFYMSTDCENLLKKFLILNPTKRGSLEQIMKDRWMNVGHEEEELKPFIEPQPDYKDPKRTGQNPDRAGGWKRDIMLQMGYSAEEIQDSLVNQKYNEVMATYLLLDYRNTEMDECISLSMKSRPGSDLTNSNAQSPSHKVQRSTSSNLKPRRATDAGSSASKRSQGDNKHTAEDYGRKGSGTGSSTKVPPSPLATADRKRSTPTPSTNSILSTGTSRSRNSPVPERATLGVQNGKDSLTTPGSRASTASAAAVLSSSHPRHHKSLSTSAHPSPPDIHAHRPSTAPQRVPVASPSAHNIGSSTATDRTNFPRNVTSRSTFSAGQQRAARDQHTSTYNGPPSSPSLSYGNSQARRAGGTGIFRKFTSKFVRRNLTFRFPRSPYEGEGRDESSRPMLTTAEKLEKVTLGSAGDENKDFLSSTSTVPSTPTSSLTSKDHKPRSLRFTWSMKTTSSMEPNEMMKEIRKVLDSNSCEYELRERYMLLCVSGNPACDDFVQWEMEVCKLPRLSLNGVRFKRISGTSIAFKNIASKVANELKL; from the exons tctccctctgAGTCCAAGGCAGGCGGGCGTCCCAATATGCCGCGGTGCCGGAATTCTGTCCCCACGACGGCAGACGAGCAGCCACACATTGGCAACTACCGGCTGCTAAAGACCATTGGCAAGGGCAACTTTGCCAAGGTCAAACTGGCCCGGCATGTCCTCACAGGGAAAGAG GTGGCTGTGAAAATCATTGACAAAACGCAACTTAACTCTTCCAGTCTCCAAAAG CTGTTTCGTGAAGTGAGGATCATGAAGTTGTTGAATCATCCAAATATCG TTAAGTTATTTGAAGTTATTGAGACTGAGAAGACACTGTACTTGATCATGGAGTATGCCAGTGGAG GTGAGGTGTTTGATTACCTTGTTGCTCACGGGAGAATGAAGGAGAAAGAGGCCAGAGCCAAATTTAGACAG ATAGTTTCAGCGGTACAGTACTGCCACCAGAAGTGCATTGTACACAGAGACCTAAAG GCAGAGAACCTACTCCTAGATGCTGACATGAACATCAAGATCGCAGACTTTGGTTTCAGCAATGAGTTCACCATGGGGAACAAGCTGGACACTTTTTGTGGCTCCCCGCCCTACGCTGCTCCGGAGCTGTTCCAAGGGAAGAAGTATGACGGGCCCGAGGTGGACGTCTGGAGCCTGGGGGTCATCCTCTACACACTGGTCAGCGGCTCTCTGCCCTTCGACGGGCAGAACCTCAAG GAGCTGCGTGAACGGGTTTTGCGGGGGAAGTATAGGATTCCGTTCTACATGTCCACAGACTGCGAGAACCTGCTCAAGAAGTTCCTCATTCTCAACCCAACCAAGAGGGGCAGCCTGGAG CAGATCATGAAGGACCGCTGGATGAATGTAGGCCATGAGGAGGAGGAGCTGAAGCCCTTCATCGAGCCCCAGCCAGACTATAAGGACCCCAAGAGGACAGGTCAGAACCCCGACCGAGCGGGGGGGTGGAAGAGAG ATATCATGTTGCAGATGGGCTACTCTGCAGAGGAGATCCAGGACTCCCTCGTCAACCAAAAATATAATGAAGTCATGGCCACATATCTATTACTGGATTACAGGAACACAGAG aTGGACGAATGTATCAGTCTGTCAATGAAATCCCGCCCAGGAAGTGACCTCACAAACAGCAATGCTCAATCTCCTTCTCACAAGGTACAGCGCAGTACCTCATCCAATCTGAAGCCCCGGAGAGCAACAGATGCAG GTTCTTCTGCTTCCAAGCGTTCCCAGGGTGACAACAAGCACACAGCAGAGGATTATGGGAGGAAAGGTTCTGGCACTGGCAGCTCCACTAAAGTCCCTCCCAGTCCTTTAGCTACAGCAGATCGTAAGAGGAGCACCCCAACCCCCTCCACC AACAGCATCCTGTCCACTGGTACGAGTCGCAGTCGAAACTCGCCGGTCCCTGAGAGGGCCACACTTGGGGTCCAGAATGGAAAGGACAG CCTGACCACCCCAGGGTCCCGTGCCTCCACAGCCTCGGCAGCTGCCGTACTCTCCTCCTCCCACCCCCGACATCACAAGTCCTTGTCCACCTCTGCTCACCCCAGCCCCCCAGACATCCATGCACACCGGCCCAG CACCGCCCCTCAGAGAGTACCGGTGGCGTCTCCTTCTGCCCACAACATCGGCAGTTCCACGGCGACAGACCGTACCAACTTCCCCAGAAATGTGACCAGCCGGAGCACTTTCAGTGCCGGCCAGCAGAGGGCGGCACGGGACCAACATACCTCCACTTATAATGGTCCCCCAtcatccccttccctctcctacGGGAACAGCCAAGCCCGAAGAGCCGGGGGCACTGGTATCTTCAGAAAGTTCACTTCTAAATTTGTGCGCAG AAATCTCACATTCAGATTCCCCAGAAG CCCGTATGAGGGAGAGGGTCGAGATGAGTCCAGCAG ACCCATGCTGACCACCGCTGAGAAGCTGGAAAAGGTCACTCTGGGCTCTGCAGGAGACGAGAACAAGGACTTCCTGTCTTCCACCTCTACGGTTCCCAGCACCCCGACTTCAAGCCTGACCTCCAAGGACCACAAGCCCCGCTCGCTGCGCTTCACCTGGAGCATGAAGACCACCTCCTCCATGGAGCCCAATGAGATGATGAAGGAGATCCGGAAGGTTTTGGACTCGAACAGCTGCGAGTATGAGCTACGGGAGCGCTACATGCTGCTGTGCGTGTCTGGGAATCCCGCCTGTGACGACTTTGTCCAGTGGGAGATGGAGGTTTGCAAGCTGCCCCGCCTCTCCCTCAACGGGGTTCGCTTTAAGCGCATTTCTGGCACGTCCATCGCCTTCAAGAACATCGCTTCCAAGGTTGCCAATGAGCTCAAACTTTGA